One window of Dyadobacter sandarakinus genomic DNA carries:
- a CDS encoding glycoside hydrolase family 108 protein produces MTFEEAVEHVLSSEGGFTNNPNDPGNWTGGKVGKGLLKGTKWGISAASYPSLDIRNLTREGAILLYKKDYWDAAKVEDLPPKIRLHFFDVAVNSGKARAVKILQKASGVAADGIMGPVTVKNAYRVTPWDFASERVSFYVNHVKANPGSLEFLNGWIRRVLNVTKESL; encoded by the coding sequence ATGACATTTGAAGAAGCTGTCGAGCACGTCCTTTCAAGTGAAGGAGGGTTTACAAACAATCCCAACGATCCGGGCAACTGGACAGGCGGAAAAGTAGGGAAGGGTCTACTTAAAGGCACTAAATGGGGGATCAGCGCAGCCAGCTATCCGAGCCTGGATATAAGAAACCTTACCCGGGAAGGAGCCATCTTGCTTTACAAAAAGGATTACTGGGATGCGGCCAAGGTTGAAGATTTGCCCCCTAAAATTCGTCTGCACTTTTTTGATGTTGCAGTAAACTCAGGCAAAGCGCGGGCAGTGAAGATCCTGCAAAAGGCATCCGGTGTTGCTGCTGATGGAATCATGGGACCGGTAACAGTCAAGAATGCATACCGGGTTACACCATGGGATTTTGCCTCTGAGCGGGTTTCATTCTACGTGAACCATGTCAAGGCTAATCCTGGCAGCTTGGAGTTTTTAAACGGCTGGATACGCCGGGTTTTAAACGTTACCAAAGAATCTTTATAA
- a CDS encoding DUF6965 family protein — MTLQELEAWFDGRQLPEGPIQVNNYTNIPDPARFVELEFGVLNMNKGNNLYDSCRLRLIEFKEWMERQEL; from the coding sequence ATGACACTACAAGAACTTGAAGCCTGGTTTGACGGGCGGCAGTTACCAGAAGGCCCGATACAGGTGAACAACTACACGAACATTCCAGACCCTGCGCGGTTTGTTGAGCTGGAATTTGGCGTATTGAATATGAACAAAGGCAACAACCTGTATGACTCCTGCAGGCTGCGGTTGATTGAGTTTAAGGAGTGGATGGAAAGACAAGAACTTTAA